Proteins found in one Planococcus citri chromosome 2, ihPlaCitr1.1, whole genome shotgun sequence genomic segment:
- the LOC135834704 gene encoding uncharacterized protein LOC135834704, translating to MRIRRLSTEKMIKIPSRQWMSIAPTTSILLLITFSTSICVAQTEVPESSLPELEPDFNSFLVSQKLWESPCEIGYEKHPATGKKPAGLQPQLYEIIKTCPASYNNSEIIEKCKNPFDSNFINDTISFAPLTSIKKNITYGNVYCGICHKESDLHLFEFWTPWLSCRIKANETSSSDENPTVSSYFADPIDESRMRNGLNVGKAGGLISAFNDSIYECKISRVLPLHLKPYVPNCQYDFRVEKKRMSAKTVYRVTQEVSKLVGLSAQNHLSSELESFCEYKNQYGDICSTNLFYDRDTNSLCNANGSFLIYSIDDEEDIWNECSNNTSKQNNFYICGPSDARLFKKVKRYIIRGLDYISMFLLLVYLAISTNMRNLRKLPKLILYSYSITLLALYFNEYLSEYVDLCVIKYYSFSYIWQSHSFWILVTAFDLWRVIYNSIKIRKMPTEGQMKRFLVYCSVGWGLPAIFLAALFPTLEDNQKAWICPYVFEFQNDLACSSSYEYNKYAGYFGWITIAIFLLVIPCLLLLVCLFVCLSKRNRARSSVNKSYVITMLKVAMIMGINWILLVYSVLFDSSDKFGIVYELITALHGSFVFFAFGLEKNNLDRLKRIPHLGALERTQFATFTQTSQENKLSSVSSKETSVDDVEK from the coding sequence ATGAGAATTCGTCGACTGTCaacagaaaaaatgataaaaatcccATCACGTCAATGGATGAGTATCGCACCAACAACATCCATTCTTCTGCTAATCACCTTTTCAACATCGATATGCGTTGCTCAAACAGAAGTACCCGAATCTTCATTACCAGAACTAGAACCCGATTTCAATTCATTCCTAGTATCACAAAAATTATGGGAATCACCTTGCGAAATCGGGTACGAAAAACATCCAGCAACTGGAAAAAAACCAGCAGGACTACAGCCacaactttacgaaataataaaAACCTGTCCCGCTTCGTACAATAATTcggaaattatagaaaaatgtAAGAATCCTTTCGATTCGAATTTCATTAACGATACCATTTCATTCGCACCCCTCACCAGTATCAAGAAAAATATAACGTATGGAAATGTTTACTGCGGTATTTGTCACAAAGAAAGCGACTTACATCTGTTCGAGTTTTGGACTCCTTGGTTATCTTGCAGAATCAAAGCTAATGAAACGTCGTCGTCTGACGAAAACCCTACAGTTTCTAGTTACTTTGCTGATCCAATCGACGAGTCAAGGATGCGAAATGGGTTGAATGTAGGTAAAGCTGGTGGTTTGATTTCTGCATTCAACGATTCGATATATGAATGCAAAATATCCAGAGTTTTACCGCTTCATTTGAAACCGTATGTGCCAAATTGTCAATACGattttagagttgaaaaaaaaagaatgtcaGCGAAAACCGTTTATAGAGTTACCCAAGAAGTTTCCAAACTTGTAGGCCTATCAGCTCAAAATCATTTGAGCTCGGAGTTGGAATCATTTTGCGAATATAAAAATCAATACGGTGATATTTGTTCGACGAATTTGTTCTATGATCGAGATACAAATTCACTCTGCAATGCAAATGGTTCCTTTCTGATTTACTCGATCGATGATGAAGAAGATATTTGGAATGAGTGTTCCAATAATACTTCGAAGCAAAATAACTTCTACATTTGTGGGCCATCAGATGCTCGACTCTTCAAGAAAGTTAAAAGATATATTATACGAGGCTTGGATTAcatttcgatgtttttattaCTCGTGTATTTGGCAATAAGTACGAATATGCGAAATTTACGAAAGTTACCTAAACTTATTCTCTATTCGTATTCGATCACTTTATTGGCTCTTTATTTTAACGAATACCTGTCTGAATATGTTGACTTATGCGTGATCAAATATTACTCGTTTTCTTACATTTGGCAATCGCATTCGTTCTGGATTCTAGTCACCGCCTTTGATTTATGGAGAGTTATTTACAATTcgattaaaattagaaaaatgccCACCGAAGGTCAGATGAAAAGGTTCTTGGTTTATTGCTCCGTAGGATGGGGCCTACCAGCCATATTTCTGGCTGCCTTGTTTCCTACCTTGGAGGATAATCAGAAGGCTTGGATTTGTCCTTAtgtattcgaatttcaaaacgaCCTCGCATGTTCTTCGAGCTACGAATACAATAAGTACGCTGGGTATTTTGGCTGGATCACGATTGCCATTTTTCTTCTGGTGATTCCTTGTTTACTTCTACTCGTTTGTTTATTCGTTTGTCTGAGTAAACGTAATCGTGCCAGGTCCAGTGTGAATAAAAGTTATGTGATTACCATGCTGAAAGTAGCCATGATAATGGGAATTAATTGGATATTGTTGGTTTACTCGGTCTTGTTTGATTCGAGTGATAAATTCGGTATTGTTTACGAGTTGATTACAGCGTTACACGgttcttttgtatttttcgcTTTTGGGctcgagaaaaataatttagataGGTTGAAAAGAATTCCACATTTAGGAGCTTTGGAACGAACGCAATTCGCAACTTTTACCCAAACCAGCCAAGAGAATAAATTATCCTCAGTGTCGAGCAAAGAAACCTCAGTTGATGATGTGGAGAAATGA